One genomic region from Sphingobacterium multivorum encodes:
- a CDS encoding Dyp-type peroxidase, translated as MDHQAQNVIDTPSNNTVFMVWNFHENGIVKDVFQRLCALVVNLNNSAQVRSNLVKASVVLGISHHAWKKLELNEPMPKELVPFEPIIGQKHIAVATPGDVHFHIRAYEKSYCIDMATEIAALLSPVADCKEEVHGFRYWDGRSILGFVDGTENPLGEDRAFFGIVGDEDAAYKGGSYLFVQKYIHDMNAWRSLPVADQEKVIGRSKANDIEMGDDEKPANSHSALANVGDDLKIVRDNMPFGQIATNEMGTYFIAYASTFSTVQLMLNRMFIGEPEGNYDRILDFSTAHTGSLFFCPTINMLKEFAG; from the coding sequence ATGGATCATCAGGCCCAAAATGTCATCGATACACCGAGCAACAATACGGTGTTTATGGTATGGAATTTCCACGAAAATGGGATCGTCAAGGATGTCTTCCAACGCTTATGTGCATTGGTTGTCAATCTCAACAATTCGGCGCAGGTACGTTCAAATCTTGTGAAAGCAAGCGTGGTATTGGGCATAAGCCACCATGCCTGGAAAAAGCTTGAACTCAACGAACCTATGCCAAAGGAATTGGTTCCTTTCGAACCTATCATCGGTCAAAAACATATTGCTGTGGCTACCCCCGGCGATGTACATTTCCATATTCGCGCTTATGAAAAAAGCTATTGCATTGACATGGCGACCGAAATAGCAGCCTTATTAAGTCCCGTTGCGGATTGCAAGGAGGAAGTTCATGGGTTCAGATATTGGGATGGCCGAAGTATCTTGGGCTTCGTCGACGGAACGGAAAATCCCCTTGGTGAGGATCGTGCTTTCTTTGGTATCGTAGGTGATGAGGATGCAGCCTATAAGGGTGGAAGCTATTTATTTGTACAAAAATATATTCATGACATGAATGCCTGGCGTTCTTTACCCGTCGCCGATCAGGAAAAGGTCATCGGCAGAAGCAAAGCAAACGATATTGAGATGGGCGACGATGAAAAACCGGCCAATTCTCATTCGGCCCTGGCCAATGTCGGTGACGATTTAAAGATTGTTCGCGACAATATGCCTTTTGGGCAAATCGCAACAAATGAAATGGGAACCTACTTTATCGCTTACGCCAGCACATTCAGTACCGTACAATTGATGCTGAACAGAATGTTTATTGGTGAACCCGAAGGAAATTACGATAGAATACTAGACTTTAGTACAGCACATACCGGCTCCCTGTTCTTCTGTCCAACAATCAATATGCTGAAAGAATTTGCAGGTTAA
- a CDS encoding DUF4180 domain-containing protein, giving the protein MEITIIQLGDENIAEVKGSGVFIHNLDDGLQIMVDCGAQEAYKAIIYQENITDDFFELKTKLAGEILQKYTQYGFDIAIVGDFSKYNSKSLNDFIYESNKSKKINFVGTREEAIARFSKR; this is encoded by the coding sequence ATGGAAATCACTATTATTCAGCTAGGTGACGAAAACATTGCTGAAGTTAAAGGTTCAGGCGTATTTATCCATAATCTCGATGATGGTCTACAGATTATGGTCGACTGTGGCGCGCAAGAAGCATACAAAGCAATTATTTATCAAGAGAACATCACAGACGATTTCTTCGAACTTAAAACAAAACTTGCCGGTGAAATACTTCAAAAATATACGCAGTACGGCTTTGACATTGCCATCGTTGGCGATTTCTCCAAATACAACAGCAAAAGTTTAAACGATTTTATCTACGAAAGCAATAAATCAAAAAAAATCAATTTTGTAGGTACGCGTGAAGAAGCGATAGCCAGATTTTCAAAACGTTAA
- a CDS encoding GNAT family N-acetyltransferase: MRIDSERLAIRPIMPEDSRAIFGYRSDKETNKYQGWIPDSLAEVDEFIAKNPNTFNLPESWFQLVMTDKIAKAVIGDIGVHFFGTEHLQVELGCTIKKEFQQQGYAKEGLKTVIEALFRQYHKHRITASVAPENKASRQLLTSLGFRQEAHFVKSYFHNGQWEDDVVFAILAEEWKSAK; encoded by the coding sequence ATGCGCATTGATTCAGAAAGATTAGCGATTCGGCCCATCATGCCGGAAGACAGTCGGGCAATATTCGGGTATCGTTCAGATAAAGAAACCAATAAATACCAGGGCTGGATTCCAGACTCTTTAGCAGAAGTCGATGAATTTATAGCAAAAAACCCAAACACGTTCAATCTTCCAGAGTCCTGGTTTCAGCTCGTTATGACCGACAAAATAGCAAAGGCTGTAATCGGCGATATTGGCGTTCATTTTTTTGGTACTGAACACCTGCAGGTGGAATTGGGCTGTACGATAAAAAAAGAATTCCAGCAACAGGGATATGCCAAAGAAGGACTGAAAACAGTTATAGAGGCCCTGTTCCGTCAGTATCATAAACATCGGATCACGGCCTCGGTAGCTCCAGAAAACAAGGCATCTAGGCAGCTCTTAACAAGTCTGGGATTTCGTCAGGAAGCTCATTTTGTAAAAAGCTATTTCCATAACGGTCAATGGGAAGATGATGTGGTCTTTGCTATCCTTGCCGAAGAGTGGAAATCAGCAAAATAA
- a CDS encoding VOC family protein, giving the protein MIQGLYETHIQVRDLAKSVAFYTEVLGLRVAHRDPTRPIVFLWIGTGKDYMLGLWQEETNFQPRHFAFSANKADILNYAVDYLKKRDLTPYNFLKDGIEAPMVFAWMPALAIYFNDPDGNQLEFIAVLEGEGRPELGVLSYADWIDRTAK; this is encoded by the coding sequence ATGATACAAGGTTTATACGAAACGCATATTCAGGTGCGGGATTTAGCTAAGTCTGTCGCATTTTATACGGAGGTACTGGGATTACGTGTGGCACATCGTGATCCGACACGTCCCATTGTTTTTCTATGGATTGGAACCGGGAAAGACTATATGTTGGGCCTGTGGCAGGAAGAAACAAACTTTCAACCCAGACATTTTGCTTTTAGCGCAAATAAAGCGGATATATTAAATTATGCCGTGGATTATCTGAAAAAACGGGATCTGACACCCTACAATTTTTTAAAAGATGGTATCGAAGCACCGATGGTCTTCGCATGGATGCCTGCATTGGCCATATACTTTAATGATCCGGATGGCAACCAATTGGAGTTTATCGCAGTTTTGGAAGGGGAGGGCAGGCCCGAATTGGGCGTGCTTTCTTATGCCGATTGGATCGATCGTACAGCAAAATAA
- a CDS encoding acetyltransferase, producing the protein MEIRAASEADYAAILHIWENSVRATHDFLKEEDLQLYKRLIPTEYLPQLKVYVIDDNGQPTAFFAVSDDNLEMLFVDSAYRGKGLGTVALQHVLDKLQVYKVDVNEQNQQAVDFYLKKGYQLTGRSAVDGMGKPYPILHLHHESAINGLK; encoded by the coding sequence ATGGAAATAAGAGCGGCAAGCGAAGCTGATTATGCAGCAATTCTGCACATTTGGGAAAATTCGGTTCGGGCGACACATGATTTTTTGAAGGAGGAGGATCTTCAGTTATATAAGAGGCTGATCCCAACCGAGTATTTACCACAATTAAAGGTATATGTCATAGATGACAACGGACAGCCTACAGCTTTTTTCGCTGTCTCCGACGATAATCTGGAAATGTTATTTGTAGATTCAGCATACAGGGGGAAAGGTCTCGGGACTGTGGCACTACAGCATGTACTGGATAAGCTCCAGGTGTATAAAGTTGATGTCAATGAGCAAAACCAGCAGGCGGTTGATTTTTATCTGAAGAAAGGGTACCAGCTTACTGGGCGATCAGCTGTAGATGGTATGGGGAAACCCTATCCGATCTTGCATTTACATCACGAGAGCGCTATTAATGGATTGAAATAA
- a CDS encoding GNAT family N-acetyltransferase, protein MHNTLRFEKYLLEDFDAFHDLVKADDVMKYITGKGLTEEQARRKFDSILAINQAPDLGYFKVIEADTQRLLGDCKLVNYKKDPTVFEIGYLLRKEHWGKGLGTQICESMLALATTLNPDKDVIGIIDPDNTASRRLLSKFGFKSFFVGIEDDIATEKLLLKRTASE, encoded by the coding sequence ATGCACAATACGTTACGATTTGAAAAATACCTATTGGAAGATTTTGATGCTTTCCACGACCTGGTGAAAGCGGATGACGTCATGAAATATATTACCGGCAAAGGATTAACTGAAGAACAGGCCCGCAGAAAATTCGATTCGATTCTCGCGATCAACCAGGCTCCTGATTTAGGCTACTTTAAAGTCATTGAGGCCGATACACAAAGACTTTTGGGGGACTGCAAACTGGTTAACTATAAAAAAGATCCGACAGTATTCGAAATTGGTTATTTGCTCCGCAAAGAACATTGGGGAAAGGGGCTGGGAACACAGATTTGCGAGTCGATGCTAGCCCTTGCCACAACATTAAATCCAGATAAAGATGTGATTGGTATTATTGATCCCGATAACACCGCATCGAGACGACTACTGAGCAAATTCGGATTCAAAAGTTTCTTCGTTGGGATAGAAGACGATATTGCCACAGAAAAACTGCTGCTCAAACGGACAGCATCCGAATAA
- a CDS encoding helix-turn-helix domain-containing protein, producing MKFKVKTTCNTHESLQDTLSFFGVNCHRPYYISSGNPIFEYPSNAFRIDYYAICICTAGEIDIQVDNQEYHISTNHILVSAPTTIIRFSQVSPDFRMKLLFFDKAFLLKHIVNPFFIEQLGLFKNSTFTIVSYQDKQIDKLLKLIDYLKEVTLRTTHFTADIIRTIIFNLLLEIADELASKDHSTTESGQETNNLFYKFTDLVQRHSNQYKEVQYYADQLFISNKYLIQVVKRASGKTPHEIIDEHVLKEAYVLLGNPEKTISEISYEIGFNSISAFGRFFKKYATLSPSEYRKRQNM from the coding sequence ATGAAGTTTAAGGTAAAAACAACTTGTAATACACACGAAAGTCTTCAAGATACCTTATCATTCTTTGGCGTAAATTGCCACCGCCCCTATTATATTTCTTCTGGAAATCCAATTTTTGAATACCCGAGCAACGCTTTTCGTATTGATTATTATGCCATATGTATCTGTACGGCGGGCGAAATTGATATTCAGGTAGACAATCAGGAATACCATATCTCGACAAATCATATCCTCGTATCCGCTCCAACAACGATTATCCGCTTTTCGCAGGTCAGTCCCGACTTTAGAATGAAGCTACTCTTTTTTGACAAAGCGTTCCTGCTTAAACATATTGTCAATCCATTCTTTATTGAGCAACTGGGGCTTTTCAAAAATTCGACCTTTACCATTGTCAGCTACCAAGACAAACAAATTGACAAGCTATTAAAATTAATAGACTACCTTAAAGAAGTTACCTTAAGGACAACGCATTTTACAGCAGATATTATCCGCACGATTATCTTTAACCTACTGCTAGAGATCGCCGACGAATTGGCCTCTAAGGACCACAGTACGACGGAAAGTGGGCAAGAGACCAACAACCTGTTCTATAAGTTTACAGACCTGGTGCAGCGACATAGCAATCAATACAAAGAGGTACAATATTACGCCGACCAGTTATTTATTTCAAACAAATACCTTATTCAGGTTGTTAAAAGAGCATCAGGTAAAACGCCACATGAAATTATTGATGAGCATGTACTTAAAGAAGCCTATGTGCTGCTCGGGAATCCCGAAAAGACAATCTCAGAAATTTCTTATGAAATCGGATTTAATTCCATCTCTGCATTTGGTCGTTTTTTCAAAAAATACGCCACCTTATCGCCATCTGAATACCGAAAGCGACAAAATATGTAG
- a CDS encoding oleate hydratase — protein sequence MKEITSKFDKVLNASAEYGNVNHEPDSSKEQQRNTPKKSMPFSDQIGNYQRNKGIPPKSYKDSKIYIVGSGIAGMSAAYYFIRDGHVPAENITFLEQLHVEGGSLDGTGNATDGYVIRGGREMDMTYENLWDMFQDIPALEMPAPYSVLDEYRLINDNDSNYSKARLLHKLGEIKDFSKFGLGKLDQLAIIRLLLKNKEDLDDLTIEDYFSESFLASNFWTFWRTMFAFENWHSLLELKLYMHRFLHAIDGLNDLSSLVFPKYNQYDTFVTPLRKVLQSKGVNIRFNVLVKDLDIQSNTDGKVVEALITEQDGKEVKIPVGKEDFVIVTTGSMTEDTFYGDNKNAPIIGIDNSSSGQSAGWKLWKNLAAKSAIFGKPEKFCSNIEKSAWESATLTCRPSALVEKLKEYSVNDPYSGKTVTGGIITITDSDWLMSFTCNRQPHFPGQPDDVLVLWVYALFMDKEGNYIKKPMPQCTGDEILAELCYHLGIIDQLDDVINNTIVRTTFMPYITSMFMPRAKGDRPRVVPEGCKNLGLIGQFVETNNDVVFTMESSVRTARIAVYELLNLNKQVPDINPLQYDIRHLLKAAKTLNDDKPFVGEGLLRKVLKGTYFEHILPIGSEEQEEHESFLTEQITKFKDWLKGIKG from the coding sequence ATGAAAGAAATCACCTCAAAATTCGACAAAGTATTAAATGCATCTGCTGAATATGGAAATGTAAATCATGAACCTGATTCAAGCAAAGAACAACAACGTAATACGCCGAAAAAATCGATGCCCTTTTCTGATCAGATCGGAAACTATCAACGTAATAAAGGTATTCCACCAAAATCATATAAAGACAGTAAAATCTACATCGTCGGAAGTGGTATAGCAGGGATGTCTGCAGCCTACTATTTTATCCGGGATGGCCATGTTCCTGCTGAAAACATCACCTTCCTTGAACAGCTCCATGTGGAAGGCGGCTCGTTAGATGGTACCGGAAATGCAACCGACGGCTATGTCATCCGCGGGGGCCGGGAAATGGATATGACCTACGAAAATCTTTGGGACATGTTTCAGGACATTCCTGCATTGGAGATGCCTGCGCCCTACAGTGTCCTGGACGAGTACCGTTTGATTAATGACAACGACTCCAACTATTCCAAAGCAAGGCTTCTTCATAAACTGGGTGAGATAAAAGACTTCAGTAAGTTTGGCCTAGGTAAGCTAGATCAACTGGCCATCATTCGATTGCTGCTCAAAAACAAAGAAGATTTAGATGATTTAACCATCGAAGACTACTTCAGCGAGTCATTTTTAGCCAGCAATTTCTGGACTTTCTGGCGGACCATGTTTGCTTTCGAAAACTGGCATAGTTTACTCGAACTAAAACTGTACATGCATCGTTTTCTACATGCGATCGATGGATTGAACGATCTTTCATCACTTGTATTCCCAAAATACAACCAGTACGATACCTTTGTGACCCCTTTGCGCAAAGTACTCCAAAGCAAAGGTGTAAACATTCGATTCAATGTGTTGGTCAAAGACCTGGATATCCAAAGCAATACCGATGGAAAAGTTGTGGAAGCCCTGATTACAGAACAAGATGGCAAAGAAGTGAAAATACCGGTCGGAAAAGAAGATTTCGTCATTGTGACCACCGGATCAATGACAGAAGACACTTTCTACGGGGATAACAAAAATGCGCCGATCATCGGTATCGACAACAGCAGCAGCGGTCAGAGTGCAGGCTGGAAACTCTGGAAAAATCTCGCCGCGAAATCAGCCATATTCGGTAAACCCGAAAAGTTCTGCAGTAACATCGAAAAATCGGCCTGGGAATCTGCAACCCTTACCTGTAGACCTTCGGCGTTGGTCGAAAAACTCAAAGAATATTCGGTTAATGATCCTTATTCTGGAAAAACCGTTACGGGCGGTATTATTACCATTACCGACTCCGATTGGCTGATGAGTTTCACCTGTAATAGACAACCCCATTTCCCCGGCCAACCGGATGATGTTCTTGTCTTGTGGGTATATGCCTTATTCATGGATAAAGAAGGAAATTACATCAAAAAGCCAATGCCACAATGTACCGGAGATGAAATTCTGGCTGAACTATGTTACCATTTGGGCATTATCGATCAACTGGACGATGTCATCAACAATACGATTGTACGTACGACATTTATGCCCTACATTACCTCTATGTTTATGCCAAGAGCAAAGGGTGACCGTCCGAGAGTGGTACCTGAGGGATGTAAAAACCTGGGCTTAATCGGTCAGTTTGTTGAAACCAACAATGATGTGGTCTTTACGATGGAAAGCTCGGTACGTACCGCACGGATTGCCGTGTACGAACTGTTAAATTTAAACAAACAGGTTCCGGATATCAATCCGTTACAATATGATATCCGCCATCTTTTAAAAGCGGCCAAAACATTAAACGATGACAAACCGTTTGTGGGTGAAGGTTTGTTGCGGAAAGTACTTAAAGGTACTTACTTCGAACATATCTTACCGATCGGTTCAGAGGAACAGGAAGAACATGAATCGTTCTTGACTGAACAGATCACCAAATTCAAAGATTGGTTAAAAGGAATTAAAGGATAA
- a CDS encoding 3-hydroxyacyl-CoA dehydrogenase — MDFKNITIAGSGVLGYQIAFQTAFHGYHVTVYDISDDVLKKAAAKFDILAQAFEKDLQASKEQLAATFDRLSYSSDLASAVAKADLLIEAVPENPAIKIGFYQELAKVAPEKTIFATNSSTLLPSQFAQETGRPEKFLALHFANEIWKHNTAEIMGHPGTDKAVFEQVVNFAKSIGMVALPLHKEQPGYIVNSLLVPLLSAATDLLVNEVADAETIDKTWMVATGAPTGPFGILDIVGITTAYNINKMSAEATNDPVKIKTVAYLKEHFIDKNKLGVATGEGFYTYPNPTYQSPDFLK, encoded by the coding sequence ATGGACTTTAAAAATATAACGATAGCTGGAAGTGGCGTTTTAGGTTATCAAATCGCTTTCCAAACAGCCTTTCATGGCTATCATGTCACCGTGTATGACATCAGCGACGATGTATTAAAAAAAGCTGCCGCAAAATTTGATATTTTAGCGCAGGCATTCGAAAAAGATCTACAGGCGAGTAAAGAACAACTGGCTGCGACTTTCGATAGACTCAGCTATAGTTCAGATCTTGCATCGGCTGTAGCAAAAGCAGATCTTCTGATCGAAGCCGTTCCCGAAAACCCCGCTATTAAAATTGGCTTCTACCAAGAGCTGGCCAAAGTCGCACCGGAGAAAACCATTTTCGCCACAAACTCCTCAACCTTACTACCAAGTCAATTTGCCCAAGAGACCGGTCGTCCCGAGAAGTTCCTGGCATTGCACTTTGCCAACGAAATCTGGAAGCACAATACGGCCGAAATTATGGGCCATCCAGGGACAGACAAAGCGGTATTTGAGCAGGTTGTAAATTTTGCAAAATCGATTGGCATGGTTGCACTCCCGCTGCATAAAGAACAGCCTGGTTATATTGTAAACTCCTTGCTTGTTCCCTTACTTTCCGCAGCAACGGATCTTTTGGTCAACGAAGTAGCTGATGCGGAGACAATCGACAAAACCTGGATGGTTGCCACCGGAGCTCCAACTGGTCCCTTTGGGATACTCGATATTGTAGGAATCACGACAGCGTATAATATCAACAAAATGAGTGCTGAGGCAACAAATGACCCTGTAAAGATTAAAACAGTGGCCTATCTAAAAGAACATTTTATAGACAAAAACAAATTAGGCGTCGCTACTGGAGAGGGGTTCTATACCTACCCCAACCCCACGTATCAATCGCCTGACTTCTTAAAGTAA
- a CDS encoding serine hydrolase domain-containing protein translates to MRNLKLSFILICVTSMVMGQKIDKSKLDNSIAGYYNEQTAPGVACAISQHGAIVYRYAIGQADLTEKRAITASSHFRLASVSKQITAQAIYALVLQKRLKLEDQLSLFFEDLPIALKDITVAQLLQHTSGIWDYEELIPKERKDQVSDKDVLKYVRQTDRLYFPSGSQFRYSNTGYCLLSLIVERVAKQSFASFVKGQLFEPIGIIKGMVYTPGDTVEERAYGYHPGKNFYLFADQSVTSATQGDGGVYLSADEYHAWANFLIKDRLQQPELKQLLAQNAMPVKDGISYHLGWFIQHLGDHTILFHSGESTGFHNMVYIDVQKDLVISFFSNRDDFMIGEAFDAILKTLGINKPVLNEQHRSTFAWLNAVYAN, encoded by the coding sequence ATGAGGAACTTAAAATTGAGCTTTATTTTGATCTGTGTAACAAGTATGGTTATGGGACAAAAAATTGATAAGTCAAAATTGGATAACAGCATTGCAGGCTATTACAACGAACAGACTGCGCCAGGCGTCGCTTGTGCCATTAGTCAACATGGTGCTATCGTCTATCGCTATGCCATTGGGCAGGCTGATTTGACCGAAAAACGTGCGATTACAGCCAGTTCGCATTTTCGTTTGGCCTCTGTGAGCAAGCAAATAACTGCGCAGGCGATCTATGCTTTAGTGCTTCAAAAGCGTTTAAAACTGGAGGATCAATTGTCCCTTTTTTTTGAAGATCTCCCCATTGCGTTGAAAGATATTACGGTTGCCCAACTTCTGCAACATACATCGGGTATTTGGGATTATGAGGAATTGATACCAAAAGAAAGGAAAGACCAAGTGTCGGATAAAGATGTGCTGAAGTATGTCAGGCAGACTGATCGTTTGTATTTTCCTTCGGGAAGTCAATTTCGCTATAGCAATACGGGATATTGTCTATTGTCTCTAATTGTTGAAAGGGTGGCTAAACAGTCCTTTGCATCCTTTGTCAAAGGCCAATTGTTTGAACCCATAGGCATTATCAAGGGAATGGTTTATACACCCGGTGATACAGTGGAAGAGCGAGCATATGGTTATCATCCAGGGAAAAATTTCTATCTGTTTGCCGATCAGAGTGTGACCAGTGCGACACAGGGTGATGGCGGTGTTTACTTATCTGCCGATGAGTATCATGCATGGGCGAATTTTTTAATAAAAGACAGGTTACAACAGCCGGAACTGAAACAATTGTTAGCCCAAAACGCGATGCCGGTAAAGGATGGAATATCCTATCATTTGGGATGGTTTATACAGCATCTTGGCGATCATACAATCTTGTTTCATTCGGGTGAATCTACCGGATTTCACAATATGGTCTATATTGACGTTCAGAAAGATCTGGTGATTTCGTTTTTTAGTAACCGCGATGATTTTATGATCGGTGAAGCCTTCGACGCCATTCTTAAAACACTGGGCATCAATAAACCGGTATTGAATGAACAGCATCGCTCAACTTTTGCATGGCTGAATGCTGTTTATGCCAATTAG
- a CDS encoding DinB family protein produces MDTPKSLKLEIIIPAYRMHSQIFLNALDGISEEDALKRIDGQTNHIVWMAGNFVNVRYAMAHVLGLQENDPYHDLFFMGKTLDESYHYPSVQELKENFKAISPKVYAALLQVDDAKLAEIFTINMNIPFIEENKLNFIGMCVGREDYLAGQIALMRRLLHYPGMKYDVDEEIKY; encoded by the coding sequence ATGGATACACCGAAATCATTAAAATTGGAAATCATCATTCCTGCTTATCGAATGCACAGTCAAATTTTTTTGAATGCGTTGGATGGCATTTCGGAAGAGGATGCATTAAAACGAATTGATGGCCAGACCAACCATATCGTATGGATGGCGGGTAATTTTGTGAATGTGCGCTATGCCATGGCGCATGTGCTTGGCCTTCAGGAAAACGATCCATACCATGATCTGTTTTTTATGGGAAAGACACTCGATGAAAGTTATCACTATCCCAGTGTGCAGGAATTAAAAGAAAATTTTAAAGCGATATCACCAAAGGTCTATGCTGCGTTGCTTCAAGTGGATGATGCGAAGCTGGCTGAAATCTTTACGATCAATATGAATATTCCTTTTATTGAGGAGAATAAATTGAATTTTATTGGCATGTGTGTCGGGAGGGAAGATTATCTTGCCGGACAGATTGCCTTGATGCGAAGATTACTGCACTATCCGGGTATGAAATATGACGTTGACGAAGAGATCAAGTATTAA
- a CDS encoding response regulator transcription factor has translation MKILIIEDELELAKSIATYLSEQHYLCEFAPTLQDALDKIQLYQYDCILLDIGLPDGNGLKLLEELKAQRKQDGVIIISAKNALDDKIHGLQLGADDYLTKPFHLSELTARIYSLIRRKQFNSANIVVQNEIQIDLLAKTVIVNELPIVLTKKEFDLLMFFIGNKNKVISKSTLAEHLSGDIADMLDNHDFVYAHVKNLKKKLQDAGSQPYIKTVYGTGYKWEN, from the coding sequence ATGAAGATTTTGATCATAGAAGACGAATTGGAGCTGGCCAAAAGCATCGCAACATATCTTAGTGAACAACACTATTTATGCGAATTTGCGCCAACTTTGCAGGATGCTCTGGACAAAATTCAGCTATACCAGTACGATTGTATCTTACTGGACATCGGTCTACCAGATGGAAATGGTTTAAAATTGCTGGAAGAATTAAAGGCGCAGCGAAAGCAAGATGGTGTGATCATCATTTCTGCAAAAAATGCCTTGGACGACAAAATACACGGACTACAATTGGGAGCCGACGATTATCTAACCAAGCCTTTTCACTTATCTGAACTTACAGCACGAATCTATTCGCTTATACGTCGCAAACAATTCAACAGCGCAAATATTGTTGTACAAAATGAAATACAGATTGATCTCCTCGCAAAAACGGTGATCGTCAATGAGCTGCCCATTGTACTGACGAAAAAAGAATTCGATCTACTCATGTTTTTTATCGGCAACAAAAATAAAGTGATTTCCAAAAGCACCTTGGCCGAACACCTGTCTGGCGACATTGCTGATATGCTCGACAACCATGACTTTGTGTATGCCCATGTCAAAAATCTAAAGAAGAAATTGCAGGACGCCGGAAGCCAACCCTATATTAAGACAGTATACGGTACGGGTTACAAGTGGGAAAATTAA
- a CDS encoding sensor histidine kinase, which translates to MKPLLRKITTPFLLYVLIVLGVSIPVYYFVIDGIWKSELDEHNEIIVKKTAYELNRLQLSEDRLQASIALWNSIQPETNIQKVRPGDLLQDSVYTIEKPQRFVEPKTIDRFRCLSSVIQINGVSYRFTVQTNIEESVETIAAIAATTLFFFVILVIGLLILSRRISLRLWKPFRDTVEKLKAFNLNSQQQISFQQTDTIEFHELNQSLSKLLEQNLAVYRSQKEFTENASHELQTPLAILKNKLDILLQSPDLSNEQYQLFEDMHKALSRSSRINRNLLLLAKIDNSQFDHSESIPMDRLVSQCIEVMQEHFELKNLLLLQDIEPSVLLTGNSSLTEILINNLLLNAIRYSDANDTIAINLTQAALRVHNPGSTALDKKLLFKRFSKLSKNSQGSGLGLAIITEIARYQGWTVDYHFENNQHIFSIHF; encoded by the coding sequence ATGAAACCCCTACTCCGCAAAATAACGACCCCCTTTCTACTCTATGTATTGATCGTACTTGGTGTCAGTATTCCCGTTTATTATTTTGTGATCGACGGTATATGGAAAAGTGAGCTGGACGAACATAACGAAATTATTGTCAAAAAAACAGCTTACGAACTCAACAGATTACAGCTGTCTGAAGATAGGCTCCAAGCCAGCATTGCTTTATGGAATAGCATACAACCTGAAACGAACATACAGAAAGTGAGGCCGGGTGATTTATTACAAGATAGTGTTTATACCATTGAAAAACCACAGCGTTTTGTCGAACCAAAGACAATTGACCGATTTAGATGCCTGTCTTCTGTTATTCAGATCAACGGTGTATCCTATCGCTTTACTGTACAAACAAATATTGAAGAATCTGTAGAGACTATCGCCGCTATCGCGGCGACGACGCTATTTTTCTTTGTTATCTTAGTCATTGGATTACTTATTCTTTCCCGAAGAATATCACTTCGCCTCTGGAAACCATTTCGCGATACGGTTGAAAAGTTAAAGGCATTTAATCTCAATAGTCAACAACAGATTAGCTTTCAGCAAACGGATACGATAGAATTCCACGAACTCAATCAATCCCTGTCTAAGCTTCTCGAACAAAACCTGGCCGTATACCGATCACAAAAGGAATTCACCGAAAATGCTTCACATGAATTGCAAACACCGTTGGCTATCCTAAAAAATAAGTTAGATATCTTATTGCAATCTCCGGATCTAAGCAATGAGCAGTACCAACTTTTTGAAGATATGCATAAAGCGCTTTCGCGCAGTAGCCGAATCAACCGCAATCTGCTGCTGCTTGCCAAGATAGATAATAGTCAATTCGATCACTCAGAAAGTATTCCTATGGACAGGCTGGTTTCACAGTGTATTGAAGTCATGCAAGAGCACTTTGAGCTAAAAAACCTACTGCTGCTACAAGATATAGAGCCTTCGGTCCTGCTTACAGGAAATAGTAGCCTGACCGAAATCCTGATCAACAACCTACTCCTAAACGCCATACGTTACAGTGATGCCAATGATACCATTGCGATAAACCTGACTCAAGCAGCTTTAAGGGTACATAACCCCGGTTCAACAGCCTTAGATAAAAAACTTCTCTTCAAGAGATTTTCCAAGCTCTCAAAAAACAGCCAAGGCAGTGGTTTAGGGCTGGCAATTATAACTGAAATCGCCAGGTATCAGGGCTGGACTGTCGATTATCATTTTGAAAATAATCAGCATATTTTTTCCATTCATTTTTAA